The Vicia villosa cultivar HV-30 ecotype Madison, WI linkage group LG1, Vvil1.0, whole genome shotgun sequence genome includes a region encoding these proteins:
- the LOC131644449 gene encoding transcription factor UNE12-like produces the protein MSNHPSDTPADDFLEQILGLPNFTSADGTDASSLAAPMMLQLNSGDGATHLAPGAGFHAPVYRLGLSLDQGTGGFLKPDDASGSGKRFREDVVDTRPKNAFHGQPMPTTVPTAPHPPAMRPRVRARRGQATDPHSIAERLRRERIAERIRALQELVPSVNKTDRAAMLDEIVDYVKFLRLQVKVLSMSRLGGAGAVAPLVTDIPLSSVEEEGSESGRNQPAWEKWSNDGTEKQVVKLMEDNVGAAMQFLQSKALCIMPISLASAIYQSQPSDNSSIVKPETTPP, from the exons ATGTCGAATCATCCCTCCGATACTCCCGCCGATGATTTCCTGGAGCAAATTCTCGGCCTCCCGAATTTCACCTCCGCCGACGGAACCGACGCTTCTTCATTAGCTGCTCCGATGATGCTGCAGCTTAACTCCGGCGATGGTGCCACTCATCTTGCTCCCGGAGCGGGATTTCATGCACCGGTATACCGTTTGGGTCTGAGCTTGGACCAGGGTACGGGAGGGTTCTTGAAGCCCGATGATGCTTCCGGGAGTGGCAAACGGTTCCGGGAAGATGTTGTTGATACCAGACCTAAGAAT GCTTTTCATGGGCAACCCATGCCTACTACAGTTCCGACTGCTCCACATCCACCAGCAATGCGTCCTAGAGTGCGGGCAAGAAGAGGACAGGCTACAGATCCACACAGCATTGCTGAAAGG TTGCGTAGAGAAAGAATAGCTGAAAGAATCAGGGCTTTGCAAGAACTTGTTCCTAGTGTCAACAAG ACAGATCGAGCTGCCATGCTGGACGAAATTGTGGATTATGTCAAATTCTTAAGGCTTCAAGTAAAG GTTTTGAGCATGAGTAGATTGGGTGGAGCCGGTGCGGTGGCACCACTAGTAACTGACATCCCATTATCGTCGGTCGAG GAAGAAGGAAGTGAGAGTGGGAGAAACCAGCCAGCTTGGGAGAAGTGGTCTAATGATGGCACCGAAAAGCAAGTAGTTAAGCTCATGGAAGATAATGTTGGGGCTGCGATGCAGTTCCTTCAATCAAAAGCACTCTGCATCATGCCAATCTCACTGGCATCCGCAATATACCAATCACAACCATCAGACAACTCCAGTATAGTTAAGCCCGAAACTACTCCTCCATAG